From Struthio camelus isolate bStrCam1 chromosome 8, bStrCam1.hap1, whole genome shotgun sequence:
TCCCATTTTTCTGTGAAGAGACATGTGTTGTTATTGCACCCTTTTACAAACCAGTATATGTGATTTTGGGGGGGTTGATCACCCTTTAAGCCTCGTTGTGGAGCCTCAATTCACCCCCTGGCCTGCCCACTCCCTCCCTTGTGGAAGCACCTTTATCTCCTGGCTGATACTCTTCCTCTCCAATAGGAGTTCGGAGAAGGCTCGGTGTGCCAGGAGGCGCTTCGTGGTGGTCTGCACCAGCAGCTGAATGGCACTGGAGATGCTGGTCAGGGTGGTGAGGAGAAGAGAGGCATTCTCCAGCCGGTAGTAGCAGACAGCATCTATCTCCAAGGTAACCATGTCTTTAGTCACCACCTAAGCAGAAGACATCAGGGGAGATGGAGCTGGTTCTGACAACTCTAAGGTGGCTCTGAGAAGCAGGTGATTCAGGGAACGAGGAAGACTGGCTGGATGGTTAAGGCTTTGTACTCCCAGCTCCTTGAGGAGCTGGttctcagctctgccactgaTTGACCTGGGGCAAACTATTTAACCTCTGGATCTCAATTCCCTGAGCAGCATCTTTGTGGCTGTCTCCTCAGTTTGGCTTCTGAGCTGTGGGACCCTGTGCAGGTCACCATCCTAGGCCGTGTTTCCCTGCCTATTGCTGTCTGGTCCATTCCTGTTCTGAGCACACAGGCTGTGTCTTTCAGGTTGTGCATAGAGCCTTGTTCAGTGTCGCTGAGTAGTCTCCAGAAAGATCTGCTGTATACTGCAGGGGTGAGCCTAAACATGCTACCAGATTAAGATAGTGCTGCTGCAATGCAGCAGCACAGGCAATAGGTCCCAGAAGAAGAGGAGATATTACATGTTTGTCCTGTGTAACCGTGGCTAGGGAGGCAGATTCCTTGGTTAGCAGGGAGGGTTCAgccctttctccttcccaggcTTGCacaagagcagcagctcccccactGAGGGACATCCTCGTAAGATCTTACAGTCTGTGCTCCTGGCCTCTCTGCATGGACCCTTCAGTGCAGCGGGTAACAAGCTAGTCCTGTATCTTTGGCCCAACCACTTTCCTTTTGCTATATGGTATCATTGAAGCATTTCAAATTGAACAGGACTAAAACCAGTGGttttacaataaaagaaaaacactatGGGTGGTATATTTTTGGCCTTCCATTTTCCGAGACATTAGGGTTACTCTGAGAtgtttttttcaagcttttctatGCAACCATGAAGGCTGGAAATGTAAGACTAGGGAGATAGGGACTTCTTCATACATTCACAGGAATCCTGGAGCTGGGGCTTTGCCAAGAAGGCCTGGTTTACAGTGAGACCCTGAGAACTGGCAGTGCTGAACAGTATCTTATGGCCAACGAATTGGTGCTTTGTGACCTGGAACCAGAATCATTGTCTTAATAATTGTCTTAACAACAGGGCTAAGTCAGGGCTGACCTCAGGCATGACATGACCAGTCACAGAGAGGTGTAAAGATAAAGAGACCCAGCAGTGAACAGACAGGGTGGGGAGCCATACCTGGTGGAAGGGGATCTCTAGCGTTTTGAGGCGGAGGTCCACCTTGTGATACGTGTCCagacaaggaaggaagaaaaaaaggcctgtgggaggaagagagagaggccgCCGGTGATCATCAGAACCTCAGAAATTTCTTCTCTGGCTTTGGGGGCCAGGAGAGGGGTTGGCATGAAGAACTAGAAAGGAATAGCAATATATGGGCTCAAATTCTGAGACTGCTTCAGTATGGGAAAAAACATCAGAAGCTGATGGCCCTGTTATCTCCTGTCTGGCTGGGCCTGCTTGGAGAGGTAAAAAGCTACCAGTATGTGAGCTCTGGGAGGGCATGGAGAAGAGGAGGGACATAGCTGGGGGGGAGCTGAAGGAACATCTTACCAGGCCCTCTGGCTCTGCCAGGCAGGAGACGCCCAAGTCGGAAAACAATGGCTCTCTCATACTCCCGCACtacctgcagaggaaaaaaaagagactaggcTAGAGGGGGAAGGCTAGGGCCAGAGGAAAGGGGCCTTACTCAGCTGTGTGCTGGAGGACCTCTGTTCTGGGAAAGCCCTGCAAAGGGAGGGCTTCAGCAGATGTGAACCGTTGGAGTCACCTGTCACTATGAGTCCCTTTACCCCAGCAGGGAACCTAGGCCAAAATTGCTGGCTGGCTTGTGTATGAGAGGCACAGGAACAGCAGCCCAGTGATGGCCTGAGGATGGGTGAGAGCAGCCCATGTTGGTGCTGCCCAGGGTTTCCCAGGATGAGGCCAGCACTCTGCTTCTTTATAGTTTGACCAAACTTGAACTCTCTGAGCTTAAATTTTCCATGTTGGTTATTTGCCTCCAAAGGAACTACATTTGCATGTCTGTGCATGTGTTCACATACATGTGTAAGATCTGAGCTACAGTAGTGACACTCTTGTTGAGAACAAGATGCACACTAAACTTCCTGAGGAATGGGCAactcaggttgcccagagaggtggtggagtctccttcgctggagatattcaaaacccgcctggacgcgatcctgggaaatatgctctagaggaccctgcttgagcagggggggttggactaggtgatctccagaggtcccttctaacctcaactattctgtgattctgtgattctgtgtaactgAAACGTGCCTACTCTGAGCTATGCTATAAACCTCTAGGAGaatgggaggaagggggaaaatcaATTATGAACTAGCAGATCGATGTCTTAGATGAAATTTCCTTCATTTACAGATCTCTTCTTATcttaaaatggtttaaaaaccATGCAGTGCAAAATCTACTTATTCTGTGGCTGTAATGCAGCCATCTCCTTGTTAGGTAGGCAGAAGGTTATGTTTAAAAGTGAATAGAAATGTTACagccattatttattttaaaaaggagaaaccTAAGCCCCTTCTGCTGATGTGGCCGCAGGAGTATTATACAGGCAATGGCTGGACCCCTGTGCAATCCTACTGCTGCAGCAATGTATGATAAAGGATAAGGCAAAATTAACGACAAGTTGATGAAGTGCAAATAGGAAGGCCATAGACCAACAAAGCTGCATGACAGTGTCCCACACGTGCTGAATCGGTGGGTTACCCCGATGACTATTCTCACCTTCATGCAGAACCAGACAGAAATGGGGAAGGTCATTATGACGAACAGGAAAGACAAGATGGTCAGAAGCCATTCGCAGATGCCTAGACCTGGAGACTTTACACCTAGGGAGAAATCCAACATGACTGTGTTAGGCGGAGTCTGCTCCCAAGGAACTGACGCACTGACACCTGCCTGCATAAAACAGCCTCTGTAGTGTCCTTTCCCTGGGCCTGGTGCATGTGTGAACCTCTCTGGAGCTATGTTAAAGAGTAGCCCCTGCCCCCTATGGCTGAGCTTTGCCAGGACAGACTGATATATTTTGTCTCTACTTTGCTGGCAAAAATTGATCTTGGGTCTCCGTGCTTCAATATAATGCCTTTACTAGAGCCTTTTGTTTGAAGACCTGAGGCTGCCAAGTAGTATCAAAAGGCTCGGATGGGCAGCTTGTTGGCCGGGTTGGGATCCCCGAAGCTTATCCAAAAGATAAGCCAGTGATGAAGAGAAAGATCATAAATAAGAGGTAGTTTTCAACACACTCAGCCTGAGGCACCCTTCTCTATTAGGGTACCTCAGGACCTTCTGGAGTAGGATTTTAGTCGCTTTCCGGCTCCCTGACGCAGCAGACCCAAGCCAGTGCTGCCACTGAAATCTCCCTGTGCTCTGCAGCAGTCACATCTCCAACAGGCTGTAGAGTGATTGGGGTGGTGAGCCCCAGATGAATGTtaccttctttctctccccaaaaCGTGTGAGCTGTCTTGCTCTGGCTGCCCTTTGTGATGCTCCTGCCTGAGGGAAAATCTGCAGGTATGGCATGAAAATGGATAGATTACTTCTGAGAGTAGCTAGACCTAGAGGTGGACCATGTTTTCCAGCAGTGAAGTTAGCATCCCTCCCATTTTGGATCACTTTTAGCCCTTCTGTTCCTGCCCCTTTGCCTTTGGGagttctctgcagagccaccagGGGCTGAGTGGGGTTTGAGATACCAGGGTCCTGCCCCATCACTAATTGCTCCACAGCGCTGCTCAGCAGCTGGCATTCCTGTTATTGAGGCAGAAAGAGACAACCATAAAAAATTAGCTACCACAGAGACAGGAGCAAACTCGAACCTTTGTGTGACTCCAGGGCAGCAGAGCGGCTGATGCGGGAGAGGAAAAGTGATGCTGGCTCCTGTAACACACATCTGCCATGCCTGTGGTGATTTAGGGGCCAAGGAGGCCCAGCCATCTGCCAAAGGGCTTGTGACAGATCAAGTCAACAGCCAGCAAAGTGGAACCCTGTCCCCCAGAACCGGCCTTAACACTGTGCTAACTGACCGGCTTGGATGAGCAAGCCAAAGCCACAAAACCGATCTCGAGTAACGTCAGCTTTAAACGGAGGTAACTTTAGCCTGGCCTGGAGGCTTCCGCTTTCAGATGATTCTCAGACACTACGTGACCCTGCCTATCTCAGCCTCGGTTCCTCCTGCCAGGCGTCGACCTTCAGCATTCCAGCAATGCTCCATCCTATTGCGGCAGGCCAGGAGTCCGGCTAACACATGGCCTGGATAAGAGCTGCTCTCGAGGGATATCTGGAAGGGGAGCTCTGAGTGTAAGCCTCAAGCACTTCCCTACGGTGCAGTTCTTAGGGCTGTGGAGAAGCATTAAGGCTAACTCCTTCCACCTAAGGAAGGAGAAGCCGGAAGGAGATGAGAACAGACCACAGACAGAGCTGGGGAGCAGTAAGCTGAAGTATAAAGGGTGCTGGGGATGTTACTGCTTTTTGTAAAGTTTGTTGCTTTGCTAGAGAGCACTGATCTGCCTGTCCTGATTGCAGAAGCCAGCTGGGAGAGTTGGCATCGCCCAAGAAAAACTGCATGTCTGTGCAAGGTGGGTGTGAAGGCGCTCACCATGCAGACAGCAGAGTCATACTACTTGGACCCATGCTGCGTCCAAGAGCCCATACCTTTTCTGCCCCTTCCCTTCTATGAACCGTACCTTCCTCTTGCCGCTCGCTGTCCAGCAATGCCATCGCCTCCATTTCTTCATCAGATATCACATCATCCACATCCACCACTGTGGAGGTGTGCACCCTCCCATCTGTTCCTGCAGTGCTCTTgatctcctttgctttctcctgcTTTATGTCTCCCCTTCCCTTGCTGGCTTCTCTGCCGCTCTCCCTCTTCTCTCGTTTGCTCTGCATAGCTTGGGACTCTCTGTTTCTCCTGTGAGAGTCCCTGGAGGAGCTCCGAGACCTCTTATCCATCTTCATCTGATTCTGTGAGCTGAGGAGCATGCAGCTGCCTGTGGCAGTAGG
This genomic window contains:
- the NPHS2 gene encoding podocin, translated to MLLSSQNQMKMDKRSRSSSRDSHRRNRESQAMQSKREKRESGREASKGRGDIKQEKAKEIKSTAGTDGRVHTSTVVDVDDVISDEEMEAMALLDSERQEEGVKSPGLGICEWLLTILSFLFVIMTFPISVWFCMKVVREYERAIVFRLGRLLPGRARGPGLFFFLPCLDTYHKVDLRLKTLEIPFHQVVTKDMVTLEIDAVCYYRLENASLLLTTLTSISSAIQLLVQTTTKRLLAHRAFSELLLERKSISQEIKVALDAVTGCWGIKVERTEINNVQLPAEVRQSLAVEAEAQRQAKVRVIAAEGEKAASESLRMAAEILSSAPAAAQLRYLHALHSFAAEKPAAFILPLPLDPMNLVSSATRSPSGVSSLLTDNANLPESLKDKKDSPML